A genomic window from Planktothrix sp. FACHB-1365 includes:
- a CDS encoding ABC transporter substrate-binding protein yields MKKILIFSLLFIISLVLVTCAEQSQHLSQNTSTSNPNSPLTIWWTKGFYPEEDEALQTVIKAWEQQAGLKAKLTLFSDDENLKQTLNALETENFPDIVYNRRLEFAINPKAAWEGKVAEVSDIIKPIKTLYTPSAIQSVYLYNQKSKKFGYYGVPLQQQTLHLHYWRDLLEEAGFQERDIPKDWNNFWAFWQEVQSQLRKQGKSDIYGIGLTFSSESNDTFYEFEQTLAASGIQLMNQQGELLVNNPEVRQGILDSLIWYTQFYKQGYAAPDSIDWLPEDNNINFLNRRLVMTLNPTLSIPASQKTDPDVYSQQIATIELPNKPNGEPMPNFVSIKQVITFKNSPHSQQAKSFLSFLAKPEILLNYLKGSAGRYFPVMPQLLSDPFWNNTNDPHLKVASEQFRFVAPLSSILFAPYSQIFAENVWGKAIEQVIVEGLSPEAATEMAIAEIQTIFAEWKVQE; encoded by the coding sequence ATGAAAAAAATTTTGATTTTTAGCTTATTATTTATAATAAGTTTGGTTTTAGTGACTTGTGCCGAACAGTCTCAACATTTATCTCAAAACACCTCTACTTCTAATCCCAACTCGCCTTTAACTATTTGGTGGACAAAAGGGTTTTATCCTGAAGAAGATGAAGCGTTGCAAACGGTGATTAAAGCTTGGGAACAACAAGCTGGACTCAAAGCAAAACTGACATTATTTAGTGATGATGAAAACTTAAAACAAACACTAAACGCCTTAGAAACTGAAAATTTCCCTGATATTGTTTATAATAGACGGTTAGAATTTGCCATCAATCCTAAAGCTGCTTGGGAAGGTAAAGTTGCTGAGGTTTCCGATATTATTAAACCGATCAAAACCCTTTATACTCCCAGTGCGATTCAATCGGTTTATCTCTACAATCAAAAATCTAAAAAATTTGGCTATTACGGTGTACCTCTTCAGCAGCAAACCTTACATCTCCATTATTGGCGAGATTTACTGGAAGAAGCCGGATTTCAAGAACGTGATATTCCTAAAGATTGGAATAATTTTTGGGCGTTTTGGCAAGAGGTACAAAGCCAATTAAGAAAACAGGGAAAATCGGATATTTATGGTATTGGTTTAACATTTTCTTCCGAATCTAATGACACCTTTTATGAGTTTGAACAAACCTTGGCTGCATCAGGGATTCAACTGATGAATCAACAGGGAGAACTGTTAGTGAATAATCCTGAAGTTCGTCAAGGAATTCTTGATAGTTTAATTTGGTATACTCAATTTTATAAACAGGGATATGCGGCTCCAGATTCTATTGATTGGCTCCCAGAAGATAATAATATTAATTTCCTGAATCGTCGCCTGGTCATGACTCTTAATCCTACCCTTTCTATTCCCGCTTCTCAAAAAACTGATCCTGATGTTTATTCTCAACAAATTGCCACGATTGAACTTCCGAATAAACCCAATGGCGAACCGATGCCAAACTTTGTTTCCATTAAACAAGTTATCACCTTTAAAAACTCTCCCCATTCCCAGCAAGCTAAAAGTTTCCTCTCTTTTTTAGCCAAACCCGAAATCCTTTTAAACTATTTAAAAGGGTCTGCTGGACGTTATTTCCCCGTTATGCCACAACTGTTATCAGATCCATTTTGGAATAATACGAATGATCCTCATCTCAAGGTCGCATCAGAACAATTTCGTTTTGTTGCGCCGTTGTCTTCGATTCTGTTTGCACCCTATTCCCAAATTTTTGCTGAAAATGTATGGGGAAAAGCCATAGAACAGGTCATTGTTGAGGGTTTATCTCCAGAAGCAGCAACGGAGATGGCTATTGCTGAAATTCAAACAATATTTGCCGAGTGGAAAGTTCAGGAGTAA
- a CDS encoding ABC transporter substrate-binding protein: MRINLFSRNFAGFLALVMVSFILITCTSQPPKKPENIQQKSELTIWWNRGYYPEQDEAIEKVVENWKQLTGNQVKLSFFSEEDTLKEAITALKVGNPPDILFSERADFTLIPQWAWEGKLADVSGVMEPIQSLYEPSAIASVYLKNKATQKRSYYAIPLMEQTLHIHYWRELLQEGGIDPQNLPQNWSEFWQIWQQAQANLKTSGQTEIYGLGLPMSVESSDTYLIFEQFLIAHDVQLFDEQGNLQLDQPTVRQGIIDTLNEYTNFYLEGNVPPAAINWLNADNNTNFLNRSTIMTLNPSLSIPGSQREDQDIYQHQLITALFPNTPKGQPMKHLVSVKEAVVFSEAQNPKLAQQFLTYLIEPKNLSAYVQGTGGRYFPVMMQLWNDPFWQNLNDPHLKVASQQFQSNKTQPLYHVINPAYAQVQTENIWGQAIKAVLTQEVSPEQATDQAIQQIKEIFDLWQQK; the protein is encoded by the coding sequence ATGAGAATAAACTTATTTTCCCGTAACTTTGCAGGATTTCTAGCCTTGGTAATGGTCAGTTTCATTTTAATCACTTGTACAAGTCAACCCCCTAAAAAGCCTGAGAATATTCAACAAAAATCAGAATTAACCATCTGGTGGAATCGAGGATATTATCCCGAACAAGATGAAGCCATTGAAAAAGTGGTCGAGAACTGGAAACAACTCACGGGGAATCAAGTTAAGCTGTCTTTTTTTAGTGAAGAGGATACCTTAAAAGAAGCGATTACAGCCTTAAAAGTTGGAAATCCTCCAGATATTTTATTTTCCGAACGGGCTGATTTTACCTTAATTCCTCAATGGGCTTGGGAGGGAAAATTAGCAGATGTTTCTGGGGTGATGGAACCGATTCAAAGCTTATATGAACCCAGTGCGATCGCATCAGTTTATCTGAAGAATAAAGCCACTCAAAAACGGTCTTATTATGCCATTCCCTTAATGGAGCAAACGCTTCATATTCACTACTGGCGAGAATTGCTTCAAGAAGGGGGAATTGATCCTCAAAATTTACCTCAAAATTGGTCAGAATTTTGGCAGATTTGGCAACAAGCTCAAGCTAATTTAAAAACGTCGGGACAAACAGAAATTTATGGTTTAGGTTTACCGATGTCCGTTGAATCTTCAGATACTTATTTAATTTTTGAACAATTTTTAATTGCCCATGATGTTCAACTTTTCGATGAACAGGGAAATTTACAATTAGATCAACCCACCGTTCGTCAAGGAATTATAGATACCCTGAATGAATATACTAATTTTTATCTTGAGGGAAATGTTCCCCCGGCTGCGATTAATTGGTTGAATGCGGATAATAATACTAATTTCTTGAACCGTAGTACCATTATGACCCTGAATCCGAGTTTATCCATTCCAGGTTCCCAACGGGAAGATCAAGACATTTATCAACATCAACTGATAACAGCCCTCTTTCCTAATACCCCCAAGGGTCAACCGATGAAACATTTAGTTTCTGTTAAAGAAGCGGTGGTTTTTTCAGAAGCTCAGAATCCAAAACTAGCACAACAATTTCTAACCTATCTCATTGAACCCAAAAATCTAAGTGCTTATGTTCAAGGCACTGGAGGAAGGTATTTTCCGGTTATGATGCAACTTTGGAATGATCCTTTCTGGCAAAATCTTAATGATCCTCATTTAAAAGTGGCATCTCAACAATTTCAATCCAATAAAACTCAACCTTTATATCATGTTATTAACCCCGCTTATGCTCAGGTTCAAACGGAAAATATTTGGGGTCAAGCCATTAAAGCCGTATTAACTCAAGAGGTCTCTCCAGAACAGGCAACCGATCAGGCAATTCAACAGATCAAAGAAATTTTTGATCTGTGGCAACAGAAGTGA